The Gopherus flavomarginatus isolate rGopFla2 chromosome 18, rGopFla2.mat.asm, whole genome shotgun sequence genome segment CAGACCCCAACAGAGCGACCCTGATGGACCCCAGCAGGGGGGCTGCCCCAGGGACCCCAACGGAGAGACCTCGATGGACCCCAGCTGGGGGGCTGCCCCACAGACCCCAACAGAGCGACCCTGATGGACCCCAGCAGGGGGGCTGCCCCAGGGACCCCAACGGAGAGACCCCGATGGACCCCAGCTGGGGGCctgcccccagggaccctcccgACGGACCCTAGCTGGGGGGCTGCCCCACAGACCCCAGTGGAGAGACCCCGATGGACCCCAGCTGGGGGCTGCCGcagggaccccactcagagaacACAGGGACCCACCTGCAGCTCTGGGATCCCGGCCCCACCTTGGCCCTGGAGGAGCCCAGACTTTGCCTGGGGGGGCGTCTCCATTCCCCCCCCGCCTGGATCCGCCCCCGACTTAGTCGCTCCGATGGCAATAGGTGAAGGGGGCAGCGCCCCCGGGGGAGGGCAGGAAAGAGATTTGGCTTCTCAGCTCCCCCCCCACCGCAATGAGCTGGGAAAGACACTGACCCACCCCCGCCACGGCACCTGCCCCCTCGCTAGGGACATGGGGCGGCTCGGATTGGGGGGGCGGCTCGgacagggggagctgggggggccctgggcttagCAGCTCCCCCCGCGCCTCAGTCCTGGGCCCGATCCGCAGCTGGGGGAATGAGCGGGtctgaccgcccccccccccgtcaccgagacccccccgcccggctctgCCCCGGGATCCCCGGGCACTTACCGGCCACGAGCGCCAGGCTCCGCCCCCCCGCGCCCCATCCCGGGAGGCTGGACCGGCCCCCACGCGCCGCCCCCCGCCCAGGGGTCTCCCCCCGGCAGGAGAAGAGAAAACCCCCCCGACCCGCACGGCGCCCGCAGCCCGCGATGCAGCGCAGCCCggctccgccccccgccccccgaaaggggcaggctcggggggggggggctgaggcccgggggggggtgcgggggggttgTGTTGCTGCTCTGTCTGCAGCGTTACGGGAGCGGCGGGACCTGGCGTGGTAGGGAGACCTGGCCCCCCCATCTTATAAtggtgaggggctgggagccaggactcctgggttctctcctcggctgCGGACGGGGGGAGCGAATTACCCGGGTCTCCCCACTGACCACCCGGAAGGGGCAGGGCCCGGGGGTGTCATCCCATGGACCCAGCTAATGCCAGGGGGCAGGGAACCCCgctagcccagtcctgcccccccagctccgccagtgcccctcactcccaacccgcagcccctgccagcccagccctgccccccagctccgccagtgcccctcactcccaacccgcagcccctggagcccagccctgggctcccccccacagctctgctggtgcccctcagtcccgacctgcagcccctgccagcccagccctggtccccccagctctgccggtgcccctcactcccaacccgcagcccctgctaccccggccctgggctccccccccagctctgctggtgcccctcagtcccgacctgcagcccctgctaccctggccctgggctccccccccagctctgctggtgcccctcagtcccgacctgcagcccctgctagcccagccctgccctcccccagctccgctggtgcccctcactcccgacccgcagcccctgctagcccagccctgccccccccagctccgccagtgctcctcactcccaacccatggccccctgctcccccaggtcTGAGCTCCGCCTTCCACAGGTCTGGGGGCCCATTGTGTCTCAGGGAGGCCACCAGGCCTGCTGAGACCCAGCCAGCTTGTTCCACAAGGGCTGGCCCTGGCTCTGCGTCCCCACCCACCTGTGAGACGAGGGGCCCATGAAAGATTTAGGAGGCTGAAAAGCAAAACTGTGTTGGGGGCTGGAGCAGCCGGGCTCGTTAAAGAATAATACTCCGAGGCCTGATGAATCATTCATAATCGGCTCTGTGCGAAAGGgggcggtgggggagggaaaggaacagGCAGATGGGTGggttgtgggtcgggagtgaggggcacaagcagagctggggagggaagtggggtgccggggctgggctaggaggggctgcaggttgggagtgaggggcacagctgGCTTGCCAGGGCGGCTTTGATGGGTCTCTGTCTGCTTGGCCcttgagggaggggaggggcagtggggcctgacctccagcagcagctggtccaCTGAGCCATGGTGCCCCCAGACTGTGACGTGGGAGGGGTGGTCGCTAGGCTCAGGGGGGCAGGCCCCGTCTCCCACGTGGGGTCTGAAGGCATCACCGGGCCTGGAGCTGCACTTGCCGTTGGTGTTTtagagcagcagctggagcccccagccgtggacacacacccccagcccatgtgccaggtgctgcacagacctggtgggggatgggccctgccctgtccccccgCCATCTTGGGGGCGTTTTCGCCCTGTGCTGGGGATGCTGGGCCCAggcctggtggggggggggggcggctggggGTCACGTGGGGTGTCGCAGCATCTGTCCAGCCCTGTGGGCCGGggctggagctcagccccccgtCTGTATTtacctccccccagctctcctccccccTTTGCCATCTGCTGAAGCTGTCACCCCCCCCGGCAGCGCTGGGCAGCCGACCAGCtgctcacccccacccccgttcctccccccagcagcaggatctgccccagagcccccagccgaGCTGTCGGCAGCAGGCGGTGCAGCCTGCAAAGTCCTGTGGAGCGAGAGGGCTGCGGGCGGTTCTGGTGTCGGCCGCCTCCACCCCAGattccccggccccgcccccatccTGTGCACCCCCCATTGCAGGGGAGGCATGGAGATGGGTGGGTGTCTAGGGGGAGCTGCGAGATGGACGGCTGGTCTGACCCCTTCTGTGCCACCCTGGGGGCCCGTAAtgccctgccagccccccccccccaggggggaTGTCAGCCAACAACCGTGGCAGGAAGGGAAAGAttggcagcatggcctagtgggcaGAGCCCTAGACTTGGCCTCAGGGGACCATTGGTCCCCTGCTCTGTCACcggcctgctctgtgcctcagtttccccagctggaaAGGAGGGCTGATGACATGCCCTGCCCCCTTGAAGTGCCCGGGGAAGAGAGGGGGAGGTGTGAGGTGAGAGCTGGGCTGGTTGTTAGGTGCGGGGCGGGGGCACTTCGAGGAGCTAATGAACTGGCTCCTGCACAATCCAGCTCCCTCCCGCCGACGGGTGTTGAGTTATTGAAAGGGCCCGTTCCAGGTGTGaacagcgcccccccccccccagccacctcctcctcctcacacacACGGAGGCGGGAGCAGCCAccagggacccaggagtcctgctgccAAACCCAGCATCGCCGCAGCTATTAATAGATTTTGTTCTAGCCCTGGAGTGTCCTCACTATGCAGCcctgacggtgcccctcactctcgacccgcagcccttgctagcccagccctggtccccccagctctgccggtgcccctcactcctgacctgcagcccctgccagcccagccctgtgccccccagccctgccagtgtccctcactcccgacctgcagcccctgccagcccagccctgcgccccccagccctgctggtacccctcactcccgacccgcagcccctgccagcccagccctgccccctgcagctctgctggtgcccctcactcctaacctgtggcccctgccagcccagccctgccagtgcccctgtgatgaactgggaatgttcttaatgttttctctgaatactgtgttggtgcctcagtgtccacatggcagttcttaatacctaggtggtgggatcagggggtgtgattgctgcagagcaaagggccagtgcacctggcactctgtctcctagcaactgatggcctgggccccccctctgcaaaggtgccagctgaaggtgttggagacaaagagatcaggtgacctcctggcccaggaaaggaacagagcagagaggaggggctggatggggagtcagtttggggctggctggggacaaggagtgaagtgcagacgtggaggggggtctggctcactgccccccagattGGACACGGCCGAGGggtcccttctctgtacctacaagctctgttttagaccctgttcctgtcatcgaataaacctctgtgttactggctggctgagtcacgtctgactgcaaagtgggggtgcaggaccctgtggcccccccaggaccccgctggggcgactcgctgtgggaagcgcacggaggggcagaggatgctgaatgctccaaggtcagacccaggaggtgaagctgtgtgagcttcttgccctgcagacagtctgctccaagggagaggaggctccccaaagtcctgcctggcttggtggggagcagttccagagcatcgcctagggactccgtgacagcccctcactcccgacccgcagcccctgccagcccagccctgccggtgcccctcactcccaacccgcagcccctgctagcccagccctgggcccccccagccctgctggtccctgagcCTGTCTCCAGAGAACAGCCCAACCAGCCTCCCTGCTCCGAGAGTCCCGTGATGGCGCCGACAGGGCCCGTGGGTCTCTGAGCCCCAGTGACCTCAGCACCTGACGCCAGGACCTGGGCCTGGGCTGGGTTCAAACTGGCCGCTGCTGTAGGCTGCCCCCCTTGGCCGTcaccccagggtggggctggccGGACTCCAGGCCAGGAAGGGAACTGGGCTCcagccagctgccccctcccccgccagcctcagccccctcccccagcagcctcgctctgtgcagggagcagatggaggtgggggcgggggggggcattaGGCGCCTTCATTGTCGTAGCTGCACGTTGGCGTTTTAGTTTAATTGCGAGCGGCAGGAAATAATCCCGGCTCGGAGccgggtggggggcgggggggtttaGCCATGGGCAGCTGGAAATAGCCTGGGAGCCGCGCAACCGGCACGAAGGGTCAACGCACAGGGCGGGAAAGCAAAGCGGTGCCAAGGCTGCCTGGGGGAGCGGCAGGGAGgggcagtggttagagcagggggctgggagccaggactcctgggtcctatctgTGATGAAGTGGAGGGGTTTCTTgggtttttctgtgttttccaggttTGCATGCGCACGGGGTGGGACTCggtgtccccgggtgttactggtttaacgaggggaggggagagggagtttgttgggacacaggactggagagggacccgggaccccggccgatggcctggaggatggagaccccagcgactggtgacctggcgACCCAcaggcccagctcaggagtcacagccggttctggccagtgggggacaatgggctgcggggagaggaccccggtgacctgaccagccggttccagccagaggagggcggagaggagaggagacccaggcgaccctgtttacctggagagaggacaatggacggggaggggggggcctggggctgggggtctcggatgcccagctgggaagcaggggggctcggggctggagggggagcaggcagagcccccctggatgcAAGGGGACcaggatgtgctgggctgagggaggccaggcctgagcccctgagagtttcctgtgctgggttcaatgCTCAGtaaaccctcctgtgttacgctggctgagagtcgctccaggctagagaacagggcGCGGGGGTGGGGCATTATCCCCTTTGGGGGGCGAAGGCCCTGGGggcccagagcgaggggactccctgagggggcccacggcagagacagacgtgctgaggctcagagaggtgcggctccaggaggtggaggggcctgaccccgagagacagtggacccccgagaagggctgtcgcactgaaaggggcaccccccacggaccgcatggggccacgagtgggaacgatctgtgagtccgtgacactatcctggctttgggaggggattgggggctggtggttagagcaggggactgggagccaggactcctgggttctcacccaggctctgggacgggagtgggggctggtggttagagcaggcggctgggagccaggactcctgggttctcacccaggctctgggacgggagtgggggctggtggttagagcagggggctgggagccaggactcctgggttctctccctgtttCTGCTACTTATTTCCTCGATGACCTCAGGCAGGTGGCATCTctctgcgcctcagtttccctctcgcTCAGGCTGTCTCCCCCCCCAGCACTTTCAGGTGCTCGGGAGGACACTGAAACACGAACCAGGCTGATGGAAGCGGCATCGGCAGGCTCTGccgcagggctccctgcagcccccagttcTTGGGGGTCCCTGAGCCTGGAAGCGTTATTACTGGGCACCCTGGGGCTGCGGACGAGCCTGAGGGGAGGCCTGAGAGTCCAGCTCCCTCCAGGTGAAGCGCTTTGCATTTGGGGCCAGGGTgccggggagggggagcagccACGGGGTAGGTGGTGGGGAGCACCTGAGGGCCAGGGCgtcggggagggggagcagcCACGGGGTGGGTGGGTGTTGGGGAGCACGTGAGGGCCAGGGCgtcggggaggggggtgggggatgggggagcagccacggggtgggggagcacctgagggccagggcactggggaggggggcaggcactggggagggggagcagccacggggcggggcgggggggtggggaggggtgggggagcaccTGAGGGCCAGGGCgtcggggaggggggtggaggagcaCCTGATGGGCCAGGGCGCcggggaggggggtgggcagccacggggcggggggcggggaggggtgggggagcacctgagggccagggcactggggaggggggcaggcactggggagggggagcagccacggggcggggcggggggtggggaggggtgggggagcacctgagggccagggcactggggaggggggcaggcactggggagggggagcagccacggggcggggcgggggggtggggaggggtgggggagcaccTGAGGGCCAGGGCgtcggggaggggggtggaggagcaCCTGATGGGCCAGGGCGCCGGGGAGGGGGgtgggcactggggagggggtgcagccacggggcggggggcggggaggggtgggggagcaccTGAGGGCCAGGgcgcaggggagggggagcagccaCGGGGTAGGTGGTGGGGAGCACGTGAGGGCCAGGGcgccggggaggggggcgggcgctggggagggggtgcagccacggggcgggggggcggggaggggtgggggagcaccTGATGGGCCAGGGCGCCGGGGATTGGGGAGCAGCCACAGGGCGGGGGGTGGggcgaggaggggtgggggagcaccTGAGGGCCAGGGCGTcgagggggggggtgggggatgggggagcagccatggggcaggggggcggggaagcaCCTGAGGGccagggcactggggagggggtgcagccacggggcggggggcggggaggggcgggggagcaCCTGAGGGCCAGGGCGCCGGGGAGGGGGgtgggcactggggagggggtgcagccacgtgcgggggggtggggcgaggaggggtgggggagcacctgagggccagggcactgggggggggtgcagccacgtgcggggggtggggcgaggaggggtgggggagcacctgagggccagggcactggggagggggtgcagccacggggcggggggcggggaggggtgggggagcacctgagggccagggcactggggggggtGCAGCCAcgtgtggggggtggggcgaggaggggtgggggagcaccTGAGGGCCAGGGCGCCGGGGAGGGGGgtgggcactggggagggggtgcagccacgtgcgggggggtggggcgaggaggggtgggggagcaccTGAGGGCCAGGGCGCCggggagggggtgcagccacgtgcggggggtggggcgaggaggggtgggggagcacctgagggccagggcactgggggggggtgcagccacagtaatacgtcagcgcccccccagctccagagcctccCTCCCCTGGCGCCGGAGGCTGGGGGGGCGCGAGGGcgcggcaggctcaggggagggccccccccattggaaagttggtgcctgtggggGCCCAGACAAGGAGGCCCCGCCCTCCCGACCAGCTCAACCATCAGCTCTGGGCTGGccgggggagggccctgggggcggggctgagctCAGCCCCTGGCGctcccaccctgcccagccccgcccccggctGTCAATCTCTCTGCCCTTCCCAAGATGGCTGCCGCAGGGCTTTGCCCCGCCCAGTAGAGGCTGCCCAGGCCTTTCATGACCCACCCAACATGGCGCTGCGCTCACGATGACTTTCATTTGACCCACTCAAGATGGCCGCAATCATCGCTCCCTCCCGTTTTCCTGGGCGGGACTTCCGTCCTAACGTCATCACGTGCCCCGTCCGCCAGCCAATCCGGCTTCGGCGTTGGGCGGGGGCTCGCGCCCGCGGTTGCCGTGGGAGCGGCGGCTGGAGACGAGGCCGGTGCAGGGGGTCGCTAGCGGGTGTGTAGCGCCCGGGGAGCGGCGACGGGGCGCAGCGCGCATGCGCGCGGTGACTCGCAACCCCCCCCCGGGTGCGAGCGGCGGCgggttcccccctccccggcgatgcagccacctctggggcgagcGGGTCGGCAGCGCACAGCAACGCGGAGCCCCGcgcgggcggggcgggggccggacgcctgggttctgtcccggggcggggcggggcggggcgggggcagtgggggtgggtgctcagagcggggggggctgggagccggacgcctgggttctgtcccagggcggggcggggggagtgggggtgggtgcTCAGAgcggggggcgctgggagccggacgcctgggttctgtccctgggcggggcggggcagggcgggggcagtgggggtgggtggtCAGAgcggggggcgctgggagccggacgcctgggttctgtttctaacCCCCCTTTGTTCTCCCCCTGCTGCAGGCCCATGGCCGAGCTGCACCTCATCGGGCAGATCGTGGGAGCCAGCGgcttccccagcagcagcctcTTCTGCAAGTGGGGAATCCACACAGGTCAgccggggcctgggcccccaggggcGAGCGGGGCTCAGCTCGCGGTCTGGGGGAAGGAAGCGCTGCAGAGCCCAGGGgctgatcagggggctgggagccaggacgcctgggttctctcctggctctgggaggggagtggggtccagtggttagagcagggggggctgggaaccaggacgcctgggttctctcctggctctgggaggggagtgggggctagtggctagagcagggtgactgggagccaggactcctgggttctctcccggctctgggaggggagtggggtccagtggttagagcaggggggctgggagccaggactcctgggttctctcccggctctgggaggggagtggggtccagtggttagagcaggggggttgggaaccaggacacctgggttctctcccggctctgggaggggagtggggtccagtggttagagcaggggggctgggaaccaggatacctgggttctctcccagctctgggagggcagtgggggctagtgtctagagcaggggggctgggagccaggactcctgggttctatcccagctctgggaggggagttggggtccagtggttagagcaggggggctgggagccaggactcctgagttctctccccagctctcacGTGCTCCCTTCCTGAAGCTTCTGCCCCCATCACTGACTGCGCTCTTCCCCCGCCCCACAGGTGGTGCCTGGAAGCTGCTCTCCGGCCTGCGGGAGGGGCAGACACAGGTGGATCACCCCCAGCTGGGCGATGTGGCCTACTGGTCCCACCCCATCGACGTGCACTTTGCCACCAAGGGGCTGCAGGGTAAGTTCCGCCTGTCCCGGGTTCCAGCCCCCGTGTCCGCTGGGCTAGTGGCCCAGGAGTTGTGGGGAGGCCACGGGTTCCAGACAGGAGCAGGGGGGGCAGGAAGCCCTGGctcggggggcagggccggggaagGCAGCGCTGGCTGAGGTCGGGGCGGAAGGCAGCCCTGGCCAGGCATGAATTAATTTCTCTCAgtggaaggaatttccccccagttgTACGAGACACCAGAGGTCGTTTGTTGTCCAGTCCCATCTCCCCTGGGgcttttcttccccttccctcggCCCcacctgagctgggggtgggaccagggtggggggcagagcccaggtggGGCAGGCGCAGCCGTCTGTCCCCTCCCGCTTCCGGAAGCTCCTCATGTCCTCAGCTGCAGAGGTGTCCCCAGGATGGAGACACGCTGgtggctcccatccggccccagggcaggactggctggcttggggacAGGACATGGGGCAGGGGCACCTGGCTTGCAGAGTGGGGCTTGGCACTGACGGGTCCCCTCTCTTGCTGTCAGGCTGGCCCAAGCTGCACGTGCAGGTCTGGCACCAGGACCCCTTCGGCCGCAGGGAGCTCTACGGCTACGGCTTCTGCCATGTGCCATGCAGCCCGGGCTGGCACGCGCTGGC includes the following:
- the B9D2 gene encoding B9 domain-containing protein 2 — encoded protein: MAELHLIGQIVGASGFPSSSLFCKWGIHTGGAWKLLSGLREGQTQVDHPQLGDVAYWSHPIDVHFATKGLQGWPKLHVQVWHQDPFGRRELYGYGFCHVPCSPGWHALACVTWQPLGSWQERLSQLFVGGGPQLLNSDLIYTGADRYRLQTVAAGTVHLELGVLLRHFARYGVEC